In Carassius gibelio isolate Cgi1373 ecotype wild population from Czech Republic chromosome B19, carGib1.2-hapl.c, whole genome shotgun sequence, one DNA window encodes the following:
- the LOC127978813 gene encoding melanocortin receptor 5-like, whose translation MNPSSTMNTSEATLSLWAIHVNSSPVSYFLNATENPSHAKPKACEQLNIATEVFLILGIVSLLENILVICAIVKNKNLHSPMYFFVCSLAVADMLVSVSNAWETIVIYLLTNRQLVVEDHFIRQMDNVFDSMICISVVASMCSLLAIAVDRYVTIFYALRYHNIMTVRRAALIIGGIWTFCTGCGIVFIIYSDNTSVIVCLVSMFFIMLVLMASLYSHMFMLARSHVKRIAALPGYNSIHQRASMKAAVTLTILLGIFIVCWAPFFLHLILMISCPRNLYCMCFMSHFNMYLILIMCNSVIDPLIYAFRSQEMRKTLKEIICCYSLRNVFGMSR comes from the coding sequence ATGAATCCCTCATCGACGATGAACACTTCAGAGGCCACCCTGTCCCTGTGGGCCATCCATGTCAACTCCAGTCCCGTTTCATACTTCCTCAACGCCACCGAGAACCCATCCCACGCCAAGCCCAAAGCATGCGAACAGCTCAACATAGCCACCGAGGTGTTCCTCATCCTTGGCATCGTCAGTCTGCTGGAGAACATCCTGGTCATCTGCGCCatagtgaaaaacaaaaacctCCACTCGCCCATGTACTTCTTCGTCTGCAGCCTGGCCGTGGCCGACATGCTGGTGAGCGTCTCCAACGCTTGGGAGACCATCGTCATCTACTTACTCACCAACCGCCAGCTGGTGGTGGAGGACCATTTCATCAGACAGATGGACAACGTTTTTGACTCTATGATCTGCATCTCTGTGGTGGCATCCATGTGTAGTCTTCTAGCTATAGCCGTTGATCGCTACGTCACGATTTTTTATGCGTTAAGATATCACAACATCATGACGGTGCGCCGGGCCGCGCTCATCATCGGTGGGATTTGGACCTTCTGCACCGGCTGTGGAATCGTCTTCATTATCTATTCTGACAACACGTCTGTCATTGTGTGCTTGGTCTCCATGTTCTTCATCATGCTCGTGCTCATGGCCTCTCTCTACAGCCACATGTTCATGCTGGCGCGATCTCACGTCAAACGCATCGCCGCCCTGCCGGGCTACAACTCCATCCACCAGAGAGCCAGCATGAAGGCGGCTGTCACCCTGACCATCCTTCTGGGGATCTTCATCGTCTGCTGGGCTCCGTTCTTTCTCCACCTCATCCTTATGATCTCCTGTCCCAGAAACCTCTACTGCATGTGCTTCATGTCGCACTTCAACATGTACCTCATCCTCATCATGTGCAATTCGGTCATTGACCCTCTCATTTACGCCTTCAGGAGTCAGGAGATGCGGAAAACGCTGAAGGAAATCATCTGCTGCTACAGCCTGAGGAACGTCTTTGGAATGTCCAGGTAG